The following are encoded together in the Nocardioides thalensis genome:
- a CDS encoding AzlD domain-containing protein translates to MRLWLSILAVSAANSLLKATGPLALGDRRLPSTARRVVALMAPVLLAGLIVVELAGPGWHELDGAQVLGVGVAGLAWAARAPMLVAVLVGAAAAAAVRLL, encoded by the coding sequence ATGAGGCTCTGGCTCTCCATCCTGGCCGTCTCCGCCGCCAACTCGCTGCTGAAGGCGACCGGCCCGCTCGCGCTCGGCGACCGGCGCCTGCCTTCCACAGCCCGCCGCGTCGTCGCGCTCATGGCACCGGTCCTGCTGGCCGGCCTGATCGTCGTCGAGCTCGCCGGACCGGGCTGGCACGAGCTCGACGGCGCGCAGGTGCTCGGCGTCGGCGTAGCCGGCCTGGCCTGGGCGGCCCGGGCACCGATGCTGGTCGCCGTGCTCGTCGGTGCGGCGGCAGCGGCCGCGGTCCGCCTGCTCTGA
- a CDS encoding LysE family translocator — protein MPTVEALLAFALASLILIAIPGPSVLFVIGRSLSLGRRGGLWSVLGNELGGLVPITAVALGVGSLVAESVALFTAVKLLGAAYLAWLGVQAIRRRRDGVGEATNDAPRTVSSATVLRQGFIVGATNPKTIVFFVAALPQFVDFHAGAVPLQMMVLGLVFTVIAFACDGLWALGAGSARAWFERSPRRLAAVRGTGGGMMIGLGGTLLFADNKA, from the coding sequence ATGCCCACCGTTGAAGCGCTCCTCGCCTTCGCGCTCGCTTCCTTGATCCTGATCGCGATCCCGGGGCCGAGCGTGCTGTTCGTCATCGGTCGTTCGCTGTCGCTCGGACGCCGCGGCGGCCTGTGGAGCGTCCTCGGCAACGAGCTCGGCGGTCTCGTCCCGATCACTGCGGTGGCGCTGGGCGTCGGGTCGCTCGTGGCGGAGTCGGTCGCGTTGTTCACGGCGGTCAAGCTCCTCGGCGCGGCGTACCTGGCCTGGCTCGGCGTCCAGGCGATCCGCCGCCGGCGCGACGGGGTGGGCGAGGCGACGAACGACGCGCCCCGAACAGTGTCGTCGGCAACAGTCCTGCGACAGGGCTTCATCGTCGGGGCCACCAACCCGAAGACGATCGTGTTCTTCGTGGCCGCGTTGCCGCAGTTCGTCGACTTCCACGCCGGCGCAGTGCCGCTGCAGATGATGGTGCTCGGACTGGTCTTCACCGTCATCGCGTTCGCCTGCGACGGCCTCTGGGCGCTGGGCGCGGGGTCGGCGCGGGCGTGGTTCGAGCGATCGCCGCGGCGGCTCGCGGCGGTCCGGGGCACCGGCGGCGGCATGATGATCGGGCTCGGCGGCACGCTGCTGTTCGCGGACAACAAGGCCTGA
- a CDS encoding cyclodeaminase/cyclohydrolase family protein → MARDNDVDAGTVPDFLHRLSARTPTPAGGAVAALCTAQAAALVAMVARYCEAAEVVERAEQLVASAHELVVEDQRAFGAVAAAWSAPREAGTDDERRAAIDAALLGASEPQAQVVEAAVEVLVLIDQLRPAAKGGLLSDLVAAGEVARAGSAIARMNVESNVRTLPDSESRSRLLRRMGVAKGRV, encoded by the coding sequence ATGGCGCGTGACAACGACGTCGACGCCGGGACGGTCCCCGACTTCCTGCACCGTCTGTCTGCCCGTACGCCGACTCCGGCGGGCGGTGCGGTGGCGGCGCTGTGCACGGCCCAGGCCGCGGCCCTGGTGGCGATGGTGGCGCGCTACTGCGAGGCCGCCGAGGTCGTCGAGCGGGCCGAGCAGCTGGTCGCCAGCGCCCATGAGCTGGTGGTCGAGGACCAGCGGGCGTTCGGCGCGGTGGCCGCGGCGTGGTCAGCGCCCCGCGAGGCGGGCACCGACGACGAGCGGCGCGCGGCGATCGACGCAGCACTGCTGGGGGCATCGGAGCCGCAGGCGCAGGTGGTCGAGGCGGCCGTCGAGGTGCTGGTCCTGATCGACCAGCTGCGACCCGCGGCGAAGGGAGGGCTCCTCTCCGACCTGGTCGCGGCCGGCGAGGTGGCCAGAGCGGGATCCGCGATCGCGCGGATGAATGTGGAGTCCAATGTGCGCACGCTGCCCGACTCCGAGAGCCGTTCCCGGCTCCTGCGTCGGATGGGCGTCGCGAAGGGGAGGGTCTGA
- a CDS encoding SDR family NAD(P)-dependent oxidoreductase, which yields MIAGRHVLVTGAGERSLGFATARLLVDRGAEVTVTTRSGASEVAERLGPGVVGHDLDLADRGSVDAFARWYAAERGRLDVLVNNAGVHLDLRSTWREPQLVDGHEIHWRVNYLGTWHLTSRLLPLLEEADDARVVNVVSKLHRRGSNAALFDGVRPYDSWAAYGTSKLALVHHASELGRRHPGVTGYALHPGEVYTRIADRGLETSPALARLRKVLAPVERRVLRSPEDGAATTVYCVTAPGLAAGYYRDSAPADPSPDARDEQVAARLWDETAAWLGTEQPERP from the coding sequence GTGATCGCCGGCCGCCACGTCCTCGTCACGGGTGCGGGCGAGCGGTCGCTGGGCTTCGCCACGGCCCGGCTGCTGGTGGACCGCGGCGCGGAGGTCACCGTCACCACCCGCTCCGGCGCGTCCGAGGTCGCCGAGCGGCTGGGACCGGGCGTCGTGGGACACGACCTCGATCTCGCCGATCGCGGATCGGTCGACGCGTTCGCGCGGTGGTACGCCGCCGAGCGCGGCCGGCTCGACGTGCTCGTCAACAACGCCGGGGTGCATCTGGACCTGCGGTCGACATGGCGGGAGCCGCAGCTGGTCGACGGCCACGAGATCCACTGGCGGGTGAACTACCTCGGCACCTGGCACCTGACGTCTCGGCTGCTGCCGCTGCTCGAGGAGGCCGACGACGCGCGCGTGGTCAACGTCGTGTCGAAGCTGCACAGGCGGGGGAGCAACGCCGCGCTCTTCGACGGCGTGCGGCCCTACGACTCGTGGGCGGCCTACGGCACGTCGAAGCTCGCGCTGGTCCACCATGCGTCAGAGCTCGGCCGGCGCCACCCCGGCGTCACGGGCTATGCCCTGCACCCGGGCGAGGTCTACACCCGGATCGCCGATCGCGGCCTGGAGACGAGTCCGGCCCTGGCCCGCCTGCGCAAGGTGCTGGCGCCGGTCGAGCGGCGGGTCCTGAGGTCGCCCGAGGACGGCGCGGCCACGACCGTCTACTGCGTCACCGCGCCGGGGCTCGCCGCGGGCTACTACCGCGACTCCGCCCCGGCCGACCCGTCGCCGGACGCGCGCGACGAGCAGGTGGCCGCCCGGCTGTGGGACGAGACCGCCGCCTGGCTCGGGACGGAGCAACCGGAGCGGCCCTGA
- a CDS encoding CGNR zinc finger domain-containing protein, with product MKAQQRRPVLRYDDGGWAEAIGGHLALDLVNTVSWRLDPDRTVDRLPDGAALARWAEFVGLEIRSRVADETAVEVRRLRERIYRVVHPLALGADPDGADVARLRRLLLGGLGRAEVTSVMPLELAAASLPDQLALAAWQLLEREDAHRLRQCRANDCGWLFLDRTKNASRVWCSSADCGNRTRAQRHYARRTTEPR from the coding sequence GTGAAGGCGCAGCAGCGGAGGCCGGTCCTCCGGTACGACGACGGCGGCTGGGCCGAGGCGATCGGTGGGCATCTCGCCCTCGACCTCGTCAACACCGTGTCGTGGCGACTCGACCCGGACCGGACCGTCGACCGGTTGCCCGACGGCGCTGCCTTGGCGCGTTGGGCGGAGTTCGTCGGGCTCGAGATCCGGTCCCGGGTGGCCGACGAGACCGCGGTCGAGGTGCGCCGACTACGCGAGCGCATCTACCGGGTCGTTCATCCCCTGGCCCTCGGCGCCGACCCGGACGGCGCCGACGTTGCGCGTCTGCGGCGCCTGCTGCTCGGCGGGCTCGGCCGGGCCGAGGTGACGTCGGTGATGCCGCTCGAGCTCGCGGCGGCGAGCCTGCCCGACCAGCTCGCGCTCGCCGCTTGGCAGCTGCTCGAGCGCGAAGACGCACACCGTCTGCGGCAGTGCCGTGCGAATGACTGCGGGTGGCTCTTCCTCGACCGCACGAAGAACGCCTCCCGGGTGTGGTGCAGCTCAGCCGACTGCGGCAACCGCACCCGGGCCCAGCGTCACTACGCCCGCCGTACGACGGAGCCGCGGTGA
- a CDS encoding AzlC family ABC transporter permease, whose product MSVRAGFTEGARNAVGPAAATLALGVTFGAAAAAAGWGFAAPLAFSAFGFSGSAQFSLLTTLHTGSAAAAVASAVLINARYLVMGIALNDSLEGGRGRRALQAQALVDASFVVAHRGGGRFDIARLFGATVPQWSCWLLGTLVGLLLRPDPALMQTLGLDVVFPAFFLLLVLEEITSGRAAVAAVCGGCISGGLLLVTEPGYALLAATAGALVGLLAAADEEPA is encoded by the coding sequence GTGAGCGTCCGCGCAGGCTTCACCGAGGGCGCCCGCAACGCGGTCGGTCCCGCGGCCGCGACCCTCGCCCTCGGGGTGACCTTCGGGGCGGCCGCGGCCGCTGCAGGCTGGGGATTCGCGGCGCCCCTGGCGTTCTCGGCGTTCGGGTTCTCGGGCTCGGCACAGTTCTCGCTGCTCACGACGCTGCACACCGGGAGCGCCGCAGCCGCCGTCGCATCGGCGGTGCTGATCAACGCGCGCTACCTGGTCATGGGGATCGCGCTCAACGACAGCCTCGAGGGCGGTCGCGGCCGGCGGGCGCTCCAGGCGCAGGCGCTGGTCGACGCGTCGTTCGTCGTGGCGCACCGGGGCGGCGGTCGGTTCGACATCGCCCGGCTCTTCGGGGCCACAGTGCCGCAGTGGTCGTGCTGGCTGCTGGGCACGCTCGTCGGGCTGCTTCTCCGCCCCGACCCCGCGTTGATGCAGACGCTCGGCCTCGACGTCGTCTTCCCGGCGTTCTTCCTGCTGCTCGTGCTCGAGGAGATCACGTCGGGTCGAGCGGCGGTCGCCGCCGTCTGCGGGGGCTGCATCTCCGGCGGGCTCCTGCTGGTGACCGAGCCCGGCTACGCGCTGTTGGCTGCGACAGCAGGCGCCCTCGTCGGGCTGCTCGCCGCAGCGGACGAGGAGCCGGCATGA